The following is a genomic window from Calliphora vicina chromosome 5, idCalVici1.1, whole genome shotgun sequence.
CCAACAAATTTACTCGATagtgaaatatttagaaaaaacaacgTAACAAAATGAGcgaaaaagaggaaaataaagCAAATGATAAAGAAACTACAGAAGCAACAActtcgtcgtcatcatcatcacctAAAACGATAACAACAACACCACCACCTGCAGCAGAAACAACACCAACAAAACCAACAGATGTGGCCAAAGATATGCAGCCCAGAGAAATTTCCACCAAGGAGGCCTACTTTGCCAGTCTAAATGAATGGGTAAAACATGCCAATATCTCACAAAATGCCATGGCCATGTTTCCTTGGTATTTTATGACTTCCTACCCCCAATTGTTCTCACAGCCAGCACCGGGTAGTTTCATGCCCGTCATGGGTTTACAAATGCCCGCGGCTGCAACACAAAACAATCCAGCACCCTTGAATGCCAACAATTTGAATGGACCTCTTAATGGTGGCATTGCTGGTCCTCATGGTTTTGTCCGTTTTCGCTTAAGACCCATACAAGATCAGCTGCAGGAGGAAATTATTCATCACAATGGCGGCTATGAGTATGTGGTGGCAGCATTTTGGAAAAGAGCTGTGGCCGAGGTAATTGATATGATTATAATGCTATTTTTGAAAATCGTGGTCATCTTTGTGGTGACCAATGTTTTCGGCTACAATCTAATGATGGACATGGATAAAGATGTTTTGAACAAGGCCATGGATAATGAAGATTTTGCTGGTGCCCTGCTCTACTCTATGGACTTTTTAGCTTTCTCATCCGATCTGTTAGCCTTTGAAGTGGCCACGAAATTATTTGTATGTCTGTATGAGGCCGTCATGACGACATTTTTCAATGGCGCCTCGGTGGGCAAACATATTATGGGCTTGAGTATTAAGTATGTTGAGGCCATGGTTACATTACCCAACAATGGCGTACCAGCAGCTCAGCCATTACCTGCAATGCGTTTGGGCTTCCAGGCGGCGGCTAGGGTACAAGTACGTGCTCTGCTCTTGCCCGCTGAAAcgccaaattttaaaagatcCTTTGTACGGGCCGTatctaaaaatatgattttaagtCTATTGTTTCCCATGTTTTTCCTAATGATTTTCT
Proteins encoded in this region:
- the LOC135959684 gene encoding protein FAM8A1; protein product: MSEKEENKANDKETTEATTSSSSSSPKTITTTPPPAAETTPTKPTDVAKDMQPREISTKEAYFASLNEWVKHANISQNAMAMFPWYFMTSYPQLFSQPAPGSFMPVMGLQMPAAATQNNPAPLNANNLNGPLNGGIAGPHGFVRFRLRPIQDQLQEEIIHHNGGYEYVVAAFWKRAVAEVIDMIIMLFLKIVVIFVVTNVFGYNLMMDMDKDVLNKAMDNEDFAGALLYSMDFLAFSSDLLAFEVATKLFVCLYEAVMTTFFNGASVGKHIMGLSIKYVEAMVTLPNNGVPAAQPLPAMRLGFQAAARVQVRALLLPAETPNFKRSFVRAVSKNMILSLLFPMFFLMIFFQHNRTAYDIMTKTIVVETSSQPLVLRRPPQPLRQRRQQ